The following are encoded together in the Nitrospinota bacterium genome:
- a CDS encoding glutamate synthase-related protein: protein MKLYNNKIVYDPPYECGVGEVGGPYRVTVDPDRCVWCGICVTSCTHKLTDMNRKECVFEMREYPVDSGGRRLTGASAVIDGHLQKELHIMDIDCCNCKRCVAMCPTNAIIVDRNPNHSVIGTGSIGSREILQNVRRAYGKSMVGSMSDFQRPLEWENFLIDASIILNPPRDNINEFAGRLTNCYLGKHPKRRLKVGIPVLDSHMSYGSNSHEAMLARLIASIKLKRPFFTGEGYLHPDFAPGFKHSILQFGTGGFGPWVDLKEFAGISMKYGQDAKKGKGGKLPAPKNDYEIALLRCIEPYRDVNSPNPQHLQYSIEELKMRVESLRAVLGEDKLVGADIYGTAWNAEHIILALAQAGFDYITIRGGGGTTGAAGTTDLQNKGLDILYFGKVAHDALRREGLREKISLIGEGNFTSPKAAMLGLMVGFDFVGTGSRHLFPLGCTMCLRCHTGQCSWGITSRRYGNRIDPEEGSEMIVRMMGSWQRGLEGLAAGLGFTTHEEAVGSRKFRYHGTDPLLYDLFGRGKF, encoded by the coding sequence GTGAAACTTTATAACAACAAGATTGTTTACGACCCGCCTTATGAGTGCGGGGTAGGGGAGGTAGGCGGTCCCTACCGCGTGACTGTGGATCCCGACAGGTGCGTATGGTGCGGCATTTGCGTAACCAGTTGCACGCACAAGCTCACCGATATGAACAGGAAAGAGTGTGTGTTCGAGATGAGGGAATACCCGGTCGATTCCGGCGGCAGGAGGCTTACCGGTGCGAGCGCCGTGATAGACGGGCATCTTCAAAAAGAGCTTCACATAATGGATATCGACTGCTGCAACTGCAAGAGGTGCGTGGCGATGTGCCCGACCAACGCGATCATCGTCGACAGGAATCCGAACCATTCCGTTATCGGCACGGGTAGCATCGGTTCGCGCGAAATACTCCAGAACGTGCGGAGAGCGTACGGCAAGAGCATGGTCGGCTCAATGTCGGATTTTCAGCGACCTCTGGAATGGGAGAATTTCCTGATTGACGCTTCCATAATTCTCAATCCTCCACGCGACAACATAAATGAATTCGCCGGACGGCTCACAAACTGCTATCTCGGCAAGCATCCAAAGCGGAGGCTGAAGGTGGGGATACCGGTGCTCGATTCGCATATGAGCTACGGCTCGAATTCACACGAGGCGATGCTCGCAAGGCTTATCGCTTCCATAAAACTGAAGAGGCCGTTCTTCACCGGGGAAGGGTATCTGCATCCGGATTTTGCCCCCGGGTTCAAGCACTCCATCCTCCAGTTTGGAACCGGAGGCTTCGGGCCGTGGGTTGATCTTAAGGAGTTCGCGGGGATTAGCATGAAGTATGGGCAGGACGCAAAGAAGGGGAAAGGGGGAAAACTCCCCGCGCCGAAAAACGATTACGAGATAGCGCTCCTAAGGTGCATTGAACCGTATCGCGACGTGAACTCGCCGAACCCCCAGCATCTTCAGTATTCCATTGAGGAGCTGAAAATGAGGGTCGAATCGCTTCGCGCGGTTCTTGGCGAGGACAAGCTTGTAGGGGCGGATATTTACGGCACCGCTTGGAATGCGGAGCATATTATTCTCGCGCTTGCGCAGGCGGGATTTGATTACATTACTATCCGCGGCGGGGGAGGTACCACAGGCGCGGCTGGAACAACTGATCTGCAGAACAAGGGGCTAGATATCCTCTATTTCGGAAAGGTCGCCCACGACGCGCTCAGGCGCGAGGGTCTGAGGGAAAAGATATCCCTCATCGGAGAAGGCAACTTCACATCTCCGAAGGCGGCGATGCTCGGGCTGATGGTGGGATTTGATTTTGTGGGGACCGGATCGCGCCACCTCTTTCCTCTTGGCTGTACCATGTGCCTCAGGTGCCATACGGGACAGTGTTCATGGGGGATCACATCCAGGAGATACGGAAACAGGATAGACCCGGAAGAGGGCTCGGAGATGATAGTAAGGATGATGGGTTCGTGGCAGAGAGGATTGGAAGGGCTGGCGGCCGGACTCGGCTTTACGACTCACGAGGAGGCGGTCGGTTCGCGCAAGTTCAGGTATCACGGCACCGACCCGCTCCTTTACGACCTTTTTGGAAGGGGGAAATTTTGA